The Nonlabens spongiae genome contains a region encoding:
- a CDS encoding 3-hydroxyanthranilate 3,4-dioxygenase → MAIQAPFNLNKWIDDNRELLKPPVGNKNLYVDSGDYIVMIVAGPNARKDYHYNETEELFYQLEGEIEVHVQDEGEKRTMKLGPGDMYLHPAKVPHSPVRHKNSIGLVIERKRVSEDAVDGLLWFCDNCNHKLHETYFKLNDIEKDFLPRFKEFYGSKELRTCNNCGTVMEVDERFVS, encoded by the coding sequence ATGGCTATTCAAGCACCTTTCAACCTCAACAAATGGATCGATGATAATCGAGAATTGCTCAAACCACCCGTAGGCAATAAAAATCTTTATGTAGACTCTGGCGATTATATTGTTATGATCGTGGCGGGCCCTAATGCGCGGAAAGATTACCATTATAACGAGACGGAGGAACTTTTTTATCAGCTTGAAGGTGAGATTGAAGTTCATGTGCAAGATGAAGGTGAAAAGCGCACCATGAAATTAGGTCCTGGAGATATGTATCTGCACCCAGCAAAAGTGCCGCACTCACCGGTACGTCATAAAAACAGCATAGGACTTGTGATAGAACGCAAGCGCGTGTCAGAAGATGCGGTAGATGGGCTTCTGTGGTTTTGTGACAATTGCAACCATAAGCTTCATGAGACGTATTTCAAACTGAATGATATCGAGAAGGACTTTTTACCGAGGTTTAAAGAGTTTTATGGCTCAAAGGAACTGCGCACCTGTAATAATTGCGGAACGGTGATGGAAGTGGATGAGCGGTTTGTGAGTTAG